The Tolypothrix sp. PCC 7712 region AATAATTCTTGAAATTGTGGAGTTAAGAAAGGGCGAAAAAGTTGGAGGTTTTCTGGAAGTTTTCCGGTTTTGGCAAATGCTTCAATATCGCCGATGGCGATCGCTTGCTGAAATGGCCCTAAGCGGATAGTGATTTTTTGGGCTGCTAAAGTTGAAGTCATCCCCGCACCCCAACTGAGTGCAATGGTGATGCTACATAGTAACCCTTGCACCCAAGATATTTTACGCTGTTGTTTGCTACGCCAAAAATGCATATTAGCCATTAATTATTTAGTTACAAAAAATTCATAACGCATAACTGTGACTCGACAATATACACTTTTGTTGCAGCCTGGGGACATAAATCCGCAAGCAGTGTCCCCAGTACTTAGATAAATCTAAAATCCAGAGAAGATAGTTCTAAGAATCCCGAAAACAGTACCTATAGGATTGAATATCACACCCAGGGTATCACCAGCCTGAGCTGTACCATTGCGGCTGACTACGACCACATCGTTATTGCGAAGTATAGGATTAGTTTGCTCGTTGATTCCTTTGGAGAAATCTACTTGTACTACACGTTTGGTTACAGTTCCATTGGGATTCAAGCGAATCAAATCTACAGCACCGCTTTTCGCTCTAGCATCGTTAAATCCACCAGCAGCTAGCAATGCTTGGTTTAATGAACTATTTGGCTTCAGGTCTACAGAGCCGGGTCTTTTAACTTCGCCTACTACACCAACTTGAATAACTGTGGGAGACAAAGTAGTAGTTGCTAATTGAGTCGCTTCTGCGGGGTTAATCTCAGTTGCTGTGGGGATAACAATTGTATCTCCATCTTGCACAATTACATCTTGGTTAACATCGCCACTCTGCAACAGTTGCCAAAGATTGATATCTATAGTTTGTTCTGTTCCAGTTCTGGTGGGGCGGCGGATTTTCAGATTGCGAATATCAGCTTGTGGTGTAATTCCCCCAGCTAGTTGAATTGACCGTGTGAGAGTTGGGAAACCAGTACCAGTAGCTCCACCATTTTGTCCTTCTGTACTACCTTGAGTAACAAGATAAGAACCAGGACGGTTAACTTCCCCAATTACTGCTACGGTGCGTGGTTTTGTAGGGTCGGCAGCAAAGTTAGCTGCAAACAAATTGCGTGCTTCTGCTACGTTAAAAGTAGTGGCAGTAGGTACAACGATGGTATCTCCATCTCTTAAGGTAATATCCTGCCCAATTGTGCCTGTTTGGATAAATTGTTTTAAATTCAGCGTTACTGTTTGCTCGCCAGTTCTGCCTACCTTGCGTCGCAACTGCACTTTAGTGACATCGGCTGCGAGTGTTACGCCTTCGGCTGTGGTCAGGGCTGCTAATACAGTTGGGTATTGTACACCGGGATTGTTTCCTGCGCCTCCCTGTAAGTTGAGAGTGTAAGCTCCTGGGCGTGTAACTTCCCCTGCTACGAAAATATTGATGGGGCGTGGTGATAGCAGGTTAACGGAAATTAGAGGACGTTTCAGATAGCGCGTGTATTTTTCGCTAATTAAATCAGCGGCCTGTTCGGTAGTTAGCCCGAGAACTGAGACACTGCCAATTAAGGGTAAGTTAATCGAGCCACCAGGGGGAACTTGGTATTCACCCGTATATTCTGGGACTTCAAATACGTTTACCCGTATCAGGTCGCCGCCGCCTAATAAATAATTAGTATCTATAACAGATGATACAGATGGCGCTGCAGGTGGTGTAGTTGGTGCTGTAGTAGGTGTTGTGAACTGAGCATTAGGTAATACTGGTCTTCTATTCGGTGATACCGGTTGTCCCTGAGCTTGACTGGCAGATGGCGCAGCAACATTAACAGCCGTTAACACAACCACACCCATAATTGACTGAGTGAGGATTTTAAGCAAACCTGTATTAAGCATATTTACCTAAGACTCTGAAACTACAATTGCTAAAATACTGTCTAAACATTTTAATCTTGACTATAGGGAATTACTCAAGTTCCGTCACATTCTTATTTTCTTATAAAAACTTGACCTTCCGGAGAAGTATTTGTTGCCGGAAATTGAACTTTCAGTAAAGCTAATTTAAAGTTTGGACAATTTAAATCTTAATTGATGGTAAATCTGGCAGTGATGTTACTGAAATATTTTTATAAATTTGCAAGTAAATATCAACTAAGTCTTGTTATTTACTTAATTATGCTGTGTTATTTGTAATTTGCCAGAAGTGTAACTTAGCTATTGCCTAACTTAATTCTCAGTATACTTAGCAGAAATTACCAATAGTAATCCTACACTTAATTGCATTAGTGAGACAAATTATGTTTATGTCGAATCTGTTGCATAAAAAACTCTTCAAGAGAGAGGCGCGACAAATTCATCGCCATAATTTGTCCTCCCATGAGACGGAGACTCGCTAAAAAATCATAGTAATTGTCTTGTTGTAGTGTGCCTTGCCAAGAACCATCAGCTTTAAACACTACATTAGGTAACCATCTCTCTAAAATGTCACCGTTACCGCCTATACCTTTAACTTCATATATGCTGGAGTCGCCTAATAGTTCATGGAAGGAACCAGTACAGATTAATTCCCCTTGAGCGAGAATGGCAACGCGATCGCATAATATTTCAACTTCACTAAGAATATGGCTGTTGAAGAAAATTGTCTTACCTGCGGCTTTGAGTTTTAAAATAATTTCCCGCATTTGGTAGCGACCTACAGGATCGAGACCAGACATCGGCTCATCTAGAAATATCACATTGGGATCGTTGATCAGTGCCTGAGCCATACCAACGCGTTGTAACATACCCTTGGAATAGCGACGCATCTGTTTTTTGCGTGCATCAGCCTGAGATAAACCGACTAATTCTAAGAGTTCGGGAATGCGTTGGCGTTGAATATGTTGGGGAATTTGGAATATTCCCGCCGCTAGCTGCAGAAATTCCCAGCCAGTGAGATAGTCATACAAATAGGGATTTTCTGGCAGGTAGCCAATATATTGCTTAACACTGCGATCGCCTAATGGTTTACCTAGTAATAATCCCCTGCCAGAGGTAGGGCGGATAATTCCTAGTAAAAGTTTTAACAGAGTGGTTTTCCCCGCACCATTGGGCCCTAGTAACCCAAAAGTTTCCCCTTGGTGAACAGTTAAAGAACAATTTTTGAGGGATGTAACTTTTTGATGCATCCAAAACCCAGTACGGTAGACTTTCCGCAACTCAGAAGTGAAGACTACGGGTGGTGCGTCAGGGGTATTTAGCTGAAAGTTAGGAGCGTCTACAACAGACTTCATCGCAGTTCCATAAACAATTACCAAATTTGCCAAAGTTATGCTGTAGGGCTATAACTTTGTTCACTATCAAGGGTACCCATTGGTTAGCAATAACTAACATGATTGTGAAAATTGTTGCCAATGAGGTACTTAACAGAGAGTTAACGGCAAAGCCTCTAGGACGCGATGACAGCCCAGCTAATTGGGGTATGGTAATCATTGGTGTCAACTTAAGCTAAAAGCGATATAGGGCGGGCGTTGTACAAATACCTCGCGCCCTCATCCCCTAACCCCTTCTCCCGCAGGAGAAGGGGAACTAAATCTCTGGCTCCCTTCTCCCTGTGGGAGAGGGGCTGGGGGTGAGGGCGAAACCTTGCACAAGAGAGGGTTTCACGTTAAGTTGACACCACTGCATGATAATTTCCCATACAAGCAAAATCCCACCCCCTGAACAGGAAGTGGGATGAGCTTTAGCATATTATGGTGATTGCTTTACAAAACCCCTTTGGAGCTGGGAATCATCCCAGCACGACGAGGGTCAATTTCTAATCCGATCCGCATTGCTCTAGCAAATGCTTTAAAAGTTGCTTCAATGATGTGATGGGAATTAATGCCATCTAACTGACGAATGTGCAATGTTAATTGGCTATGGTTAACCAGCGCCACGAAAAATTCCCTGACTAGTTGGGTGTCATAGGTTCCTACCCTCTGAGTAGGAATTTCTAAACCATAGCTGAGGT contains the following coding sequences:
- a CDS encoding SLBB domain-containing protein codes for the protein MLNTGLLKILTQSIMGVVVLTAVNVAAPSASQAQGQPVSPNRRPVLPNAQFTTPTTAPTTPPAAPSVSSVIDTNYLLGGGDLIRVNVFEVPEYTGEYQVPPGGSINLPLIGSVSVLGLTTEQAADLISEKYTRYLKRPLISVNLLSPRPINIFVAGEVTRPGAYTLNLQGGAGNNPGVQYPTVLAALTTAEGVTLAADVTKVQLRRKVGRTGEQTVTLNLKQFIQTGTIGQDITLRDGDTIVVPTATTFNVAEARNLFAANFAADPTKPRTVAVIGEVNRPGSYLVTQGSTEGQNGGATGTGFPTLTRSIQLAGGITPQADIRNLKIRRPTRTGTEQTIDINLWQLLQSGDVNQDVIVQDGDTIVIPTATEINPAEATQLATTTLSPTVIQVGVVGEVKRPGSVDLKPNSSLNQALLAAGGFNDARAKSGAVDLIRLNPNGTVTKRVVQVDFSKGINEQTNPILRNNDVVVVSRNGTAQAGDTLGVIFNPIGTVFGILRTIFSGF
- a CDS encoding ABC transporter ATP-binding protein, encoding MKSVVDAPNFQLNTPDAPPVVFTSELRKVYRTGFWMHQKVTSLKNCSLTVHQGETFGLLGPNGAGKTTLLKLLLGIIRPTSGRGLLLGKPLGDRSVKQYIGYLPENPYLYDYLTGWEFLQLAAGIFQIPQHIQRQRIPELLELVGLSQADARKKQMRRYSKGMLQRVGMAQALINDPNVIFLDEPMSGLDPVGRYQMREIILKLKAAGKTIFFNSHILSEVEILCDRVAILAQGELICTGSFHELLGDSSIYEVKGIGGNGDILERWLPNVVFKADGSWQGTLQQDNYYDFLASLRLMGGQIMAMNLSRLSLEEFFMQQIRHKHNLSH